In a genomic window of Candidatus Nanopelagicales bacterium:
- a CDS encoding ABC transporter ATP-binding protein codes for MIQLEDVTRAYRLGDERIEALSHVNLSIDDGDFVAIMGPSGSGKTTLANVIGGLDRPTSGRVVVEGRDLSRCGDAEMSHYRNQHVGFVFQNFNLHTRQTAERNVMLPLVFAKVNARERTRRARAALEKLGMGDRLRHRPNQLSSGQRQRVAIARALVNNPRLVIADEPTGNLDSKRGAEIMDLFVELNNQGVTLLVITHDSNVAARASRTLHIQDGRVSA; via the coding sequence GTGATCCAACTTGAGGACGTCACCAGGGCCTACCGCCTGGGCGACGAGAGGATTGAGGCACTGTCGCATGTGAACCTGTCGATCGACGACGGTGATTTCGTGGCCATCATGGGTCCATCGGGAAGCGGCAAGACCACGCTGGCTAACGTGATCGGCGGACTGGACCGGCCGACCTCGGGACGTGTCGTCGTTGAGGGCCGTGACCTGTCGCGATGCGGAGACGCCGAGATGTCGCATTACCGGAATCAGCATGTGGGGTTCGTCTTCCAGAACTTCAACCTTCACACGCGCCAGACGGCTGAGCGGAACGTGATGCTCCCTCTCGTGTTCGCGAAGGTCAACGCGCGAGAGCGAACGCGGCGGGCGCGCGCTGCGCTGGAGAAGCTGGGTATGGGGGACCGACTGCGCCACAGGCCCAACCAGCTGTCGAGCGGGCAAAGGCAGCGCGTCGCGATCGCTCGAGCTCTCGTCAACAACCCGCGCCTAGTGATCGCGGACGAACCGACGGGCAACCTGGACAGCAAGCGGGGTGCCGAGATCATGGACCTCTTCGTCGAGCTGAACAACCAGGGTGTGACTCTGCTCGTCATCACTCACGACTCGAACGTAGCGGCGCGAGCTAGCAGGACGCTTCACATCCAGGACGGCCGGGTCTCGGCATGA
- a CDS encoding phosphoketolase family protein, with product MSDVFLDDQELAKIDAWWRANKYLTVGQIYLQENVLLRRPLTSENIKPRLLGHWGTSPGLSFIYAHMSRLIRERGQQTVYFAGPGHGGPALTAASWLEGTWTDAYPDTPQDADGMKTLFRRFSAPGGIPSHVSVTTPGSIHEGGELGYVLVHAFGAAFDNPDLLCLAVVGDGEAETGPLEGSWKGISFLNPVHDGAVLPVLHLNGYKIASPTVSARKDPEVLRKMLEGHGYEVLEVSGGDLPGMHHRFARTLQEAHDKILQIQRSARETGFSGLPRWPMIVLRSPKGWTGPEEVDGVRVVDSWRSHQVPLSGVKGNPEHLRILREWMESYDPEFLFDDTGGPGDLVLSANPVGDLRMTASPHTNGGAELHPLSLPDFGDYQVALDGPAVERVESTRRLGEFMRDIYTANPTGFRVFCPDETNSNRIGAVFEVSDRAWMEKVIPDDEKLSPQGRVMEVLSEHNCQGWLEAYTLTGRQGLFATYEAFAMVSASMTIQHAKWLEEGSALKWRKPVPSLNILLTSTCWRNDHNGFSHQGPGLIQNVITNRGEVARVYLPPDANCLLSVADHCFRSVDYLNLIVIDKQPQLQYLSMDEAVEHCERGASAWEWAGTDDGSADPDIILACAGDVPTMETVAAAEILKLRLPEMRVRVVNVVDLMTLHRRSDHPHGMDDLYFDELFTDSVDVVFAFHGYPGAIHEIVHGRPDADRFHVRGFKEQGSTTTPFDMVVRNGMSRYHLVMNALRSAGRTVDGAHALREWCQSQLRRHDEYVIEHLEDMPEVANWSLGDPLEAR from the coding sequence GTGAGCGACGTATTCCTGGACGATCAGGAGTTGGCCAAGATCGACGCCTGGTGGAGGGCGAACAAGTACCTGACGGTTGGGCAGATCTACCTTCAGGAGAACGTCCTTCTTCGGCGCCCGCTCACGAGCGAGAACATCAAGCCCCGTCTACTTGGCCATTGGGGGACTTCCCCAGGACTGTCGTTCATCTACGCGCACATGTCACGACTTATCAGGGAGCGCGGCCAGCAGACCGTCTACTTCGCCGGACCCGGGCACGGGGGTCCGGCTTTGACCGCGGCGTCCTGGCTCGAGGGCACCTGGACCGACGCTTACCCCGACACTCCTCAGGACGCGGACGGAATGAAGACGCTCTTTCGTCGGTTCAGCGCACCGGGCGGGATTCCGAGCCACGTCAGTGTGACCACGCCGGGGTCGATCCACGAGGGCGGTGAGTTGGGCTACGTCCTCGTCCACGCCTTCGGTGCGGCCTTCGACAACCCTGACCTGCTCTGCCTGGCGGTCGTTGGCGATGGCGAGGCCGAGACTGGTCCGCTGGAGGGCTCCTGGAAGGGGATCTCATTCCTGAACCCGGTTCATGACGGTGCAGTGTTGCCGGTCCTGCACTTGAACGGGTACAAGATCGCGAGCCCGACGGTCTCCGCGCGCAAGGACCCCGAGGTTCTGCGCAAAATGCTCGAGGGCCATGGCTACGAGGTTCTCGAGGTGTCAGGCGGCGACTTGCCCGGCATGCATCATCGCTTCGCCAGGACTCTTCAGGAGGCCCATGACAAGATCCTTCAGATTCAGCGAAGCGCCCGGGAGACGGGCTTCTCGGGCCTGCCCCGGTGGCCGATGATCGTCTTGCGAAGCCCGAAGGGATGGACTGGCCCGGAGGAGGTGGATGGCGTGCGGGTAGTTGACTCCTGGCGCTCCCACCAGGTCCCGCTGTCAGGCGTCAAGGGCAACCCTGAACATCTTCGGATCCTTCGGGAGTGGATGGAGTCCTACGACCCGGAGTTCCTGTTCGATGACACCGGCGGCCCAGGCGATTTGGTTTTGTCGGCGAACCCGGTTGGTGACTTGCGGATGACCGCCAGCCCGCACACCAACGGTGGCGCCGAACTGCATCCACTCTCACTTCCGGACTTCGGCGACTATCAGGTGGCGCTGGACGGTCCAGCGGTCGAGCGAGTCGAAAGCACGCGCCGACTGGGTGAGTTCATGCGCGACATCTATACGGCCAATCCGACCGGATTCCGAGTCTTCTGCCCAGACGAGACGAACTCCAACAGGATCGGCGCCGTCTTCGAGGTCAGCGACCGGGCTTGGATGGAGAAGGTGATCCCCGACGACGAGAAGCTGAGCCCGCAGGGCCGTGTGATGGAGGTCCTCAGCGAGCACAACTGCCAAGGTTGGCTGGAGGCCTACACGCTGACTGGGCGCCAAGGCCTGTTCGCCACCTACGAAGCATTCGCCATGGTCAGTGCCTCGATGACGATCCAGCACGCGAAGTGGCTCGAAGAAGGGTCGGCGCTGAAGTGGCGCAAGCCCGTCCCCAGCCTGAACATCCTGTTGACGAGCACGTGCTGGCGTAACGACCACAACGGTTTCAGCCATCAGGGTCCTGGCTTGATCCAGAACGTGATTACCAATCGCGGCGAGGTGGCGCGCGTCTACCTGCCTCCAGACGCGAACTGTCTGCTCAGCGTCGCTGACCACTGCTTCCGCAGTGTCGACTACCTGAACCTGATCGTGATCGACAAGCAACCGCAGTTGCAGTACTTGTCGATGGATGAGGCGGTTGAACACTGTGAACGGGGCGCATCGGCTTGGGAGTGGGCAGGCACGGACGACGGCTCGGCCGACCCCGACATCATCCTGGCCTGCGCAGGCGACGTCCCGACGATGGAGACGGTCGCCGCGGCCGAGATCCTCAAGCTGCGCCTACCGGAGATGCGTGTGCGCGTGGTCAACGTCGTAGATCTGATGACTCTGCACCGACGCAGTGATCATCCGCATGGGATGGATGATCTGTACTTCGACGAGCTGTTCACGGACTCAGTTGATGTTGTCTTCGCCTTCCACGGATACCCGGGAGCGATCCATGAGATCGTCCACGGACGCCCCGATGCCGACCGGTTCCATGTGCGCGGATTCAAGGAGCAGGGCTCGACGACTACCCCATTCGACATGGTCGTGCGCAATGGAATGAGCCGGTACCACTTGGTGATGAACGCTCTGCGCAGCGCTGGCAGGACGGTCGACGGCGCTCATGCGCTGCGCGAGTGGTGCCAGTCGCAACTGAGGCGCCATGACGAGTACGTCATCGAGCATCTAGAGGACATGCCGGAGGTGGCCAACTGGTCGCTGGGGGATCCGCTGGAGGCCCGGTGA
- the tkt gene encoding transketolase — translation MTDQRLNWTDMDDLAVDTARVLAMDSVQKAGNGHPGTAMSLAPAAYLLFQKYMRHDPADPGWIGRDRFVLSCGHSSLTLYTQLFFSGYGLELEDLESFRKWGSLTPGHPEYGHTVGVETTTGPLGQGLATAVGMAMGARYERGLFDPDAAPGESPFDHNVWVLCSDGDLEEGITSEASSLAGTQQLGNLTVIWDDNHISIEDDTAIAFNEDVLERYRAYGWHTESVEMSPDGSVDTAGLARALDAAVAETGRPSFIRLRTVIGWPAPNLRNSYKAHGSALGAAEVAATKHILGWDPHLAFHIPAGVLEHVRQVKHRGGVAHTEWNERLDLWRATNPDRSALLDRIQSGDLPTIEMPTFEPGASIATRKASGLVIQAIAAALPEFVGGSADLAESNLTTIQGAPSFLPDSIQIKSDSPFAGPHSPYGRVLHFGIREHAMGAAVNGMALSGLLRPFAGTFLIFSDYMRGAVRLSALMRVPVVYVWTHDSVGLGEDGPTHQPIEHLWSLRAMPGLSIVRPADATETAAAWQAVLRRREPAGLALTRQGVPTLASSDATFEGVDRGGYVLAEADGGEAQVLLLATGSEVHVALRARQTLQSDGIPTRVVSMPCLEWFDEQDAEYRESVLPTGVRARVSVEAGATQGWWKYVGDHGRVIGIDHFGASADGATLFREFGVTAEAVVAAASASLASVGS, via the coding sequence GTGACCGACCAGAGGCTGAACTGGACCGACATGGACGACCTGGCGGTGGATACAGCGCGAGTCCTGGCGATGGATTCCGTCCAGAAGGCGGGAAACGGCCATCCGGGAACAGCGATGAGCCTGGCCCCAGCCGCGTACCTGTTGTTCCAGAAGTACATGCGCCATGACCCAGCCGACCCGGGGTGGATCGGACGCGACAGGTTCGTTCTGTCCTGCGGTCATTCGAGCCTGACCTTGTACACACAGCTGTTCTTCTCCGGCTACGGCCTTGAGCTGGAGGACCTTGAGTCGTTCCGCAAGTGGGGAAGCCTCACGCCAGGCCACCCCGAGTACGGCCATACCGTCGGCGTGGAAACGACTACCGGCCCTCTGGGGCAGGGGCTTGCGACCGCAGTCGGCATGGCGATGGGCGCCCGCTACGAGCGAGGTCTGTTCGATCCGGACGCCGCCCCGGGCGAGAGCCCGTTCGACCATAACGTCTGGGTCCTGTGCAGTGATGGGGACCTAGAGGAGGGCATCACGTCGGAAGCGTCGTCCCTGGCGGGAACCCAGCAACTGGGGAACCTGACTGTTATCTGGGACGACAACCACATCTCGATCGAGGACGACACGGCCATTGCCTTCAACGAAGACGTACTGGAGCGCTACCGCGCCTACGGCTGGCACACCGAGTCCGTCGAGATGTCACCCGACGGAAGCGTCGACACAGCGGGACTCGCCAGAGCCCTCGACGCAGCGGTGGCGGAGACGGGACGGCCATCGTTCATCCGCCTGCGAACAGTGATCGGTTGGCCCGCGCCGAATCTTCGGAACTCCTACAAGGCCCATGGTTCGGCACTGGGAGCAGCTGAAGTGGCGGCGACTAAGCACATCTTGGGGTGGGACCCTCACCTGGCCTTCCACATCCCCGCCGGAGTCCTGGAACACGTTCGCCAGGTGAAGCATCGCGGGGGGGTCGCGCACACTGAGTGGAACGAACGCCTGGATCTGTGGCGCGCCACCAACCCGGACCGCTCAGCGCTACTTGACCGGATCCAGTCCGGCGACCTGCCGACGATCGAAATGCCTACGTTCGAACCCGGCGCATCGATAGCGACACGCAAGGCGTCGGGATTAGTCATCCAGGCGATCGCCGCGGCCCTGCCGGAGTTCGTAGGCGGCTCGGCGGATCTGGCTGAAAGCAACCTGACGACGATCCAGGGTGCGCCTTCATTCCTGCCCGACAGCATCCAGATCAAGTCCGACTCACCTTTCGCCGGACCACATTCGCCCTATGGCCGCGTCTTGCACTTCGGGATTCGCGAGCATGCCATGGGCGCGGCAGTCAACGGCATGGCCCTGTCGGGCTTGCTGCGCCCGTTCGCGGGCACTTTCCTGATCTTCAGCGACTACATGCGCGGCGCCGTTCGCCTGTCGGCGCTCATGCGGGTACCTGTCGTCTACGTCTGGACCCATGACTCAGTGGGGCTCGGCGAGGACGGGCCGACGCATCAGCCGATCGAGCATCTGTGGTCCCTGCGGGCAATGCCCGGCCTGTCTATCGTGCGCCCCGCTGACGCCACTGAAACGGCTGCCGCCTGGCAGGCTGTGCTCCGCCGCCGCGAGCCCGCAGGACTCGCACTGACCCGGCAAGGCGTGCCGACGTTGGCGAGCTCCGACGCCACCTTCGAGGGAGTGGATCGGGGAGGCTACGTCCTTGCGGAAGCAGACGGTGGCGAGGCCCAGGTCCTGCTCCTGGCAACCGGGTCGGAAGTGCACGTGGCTCTGCGGGCCAGGCAGACCCTTCAATCCGACGGCATCCCGACCCGAGTCGTGTCGATGCCGTGTCTTGAGTGGTTCGACGAGCAGGACGCTGAATACCGCGAGTCAGTCCTGCCAACGGGTGTGCGGGCCCGTGTCTCCGTCGAGGCCGGCGCGACGCAGGGCTGGTGGAAGTACGTCGGGGACCACGGCCGGGTGATTGGTATCGACCACTTCGGCGCTTCGGCGGACGGTGCGACCCTGTTCCGCGAGTTCGGAGTTACCGCCGAGGCAGTCGTGGCAGCCGCGTCTGCCTCCCTGGCCTCTGTCGGCAGCTAG